From Mucilaginibacter rubeus, a single genomic window includes:
- a CDS encoding alpha-L-fucosidase gives MKRRTLIKGLATGLSSLYLSRAFSSSLLQANLNADIASGPFKPDWDSLAQYQVPDWFRDAKFGIWAHWGPQCQPERGDWYARGMYQEGSDQYKYHVQKYGHPSKFGFKDVINEWKAENWNPDELVGLYKQAGAKYFMALANHHDNFDLYDSKYQSWNSTKLGPKKDLIGGWAKAAKEHGLPFGVTVHASHPWTWYEVAQRADKSGPYAGIPYDGKLTKADGAGKWWNGYDPQELYAQNHALSKDSLNDNSMGAHWDWGNGASVPNKAYCDKFLNRTIELIDKYGPELIYFDDTALPLWPVSDAGLKIAAHMYNTSIKKHGKLQAALFAKVLNEQQRKCMIWDIERGQSNQIEPLPWQTDTCIGAWHYDRRIFDNKHYKSAKTVIHTLVDIVSKNGNLLLNIPLRGDGTLDSEERAVVDGIGAWMQVNSEAIYGTRPWRVFGEGPATDSAAPINAQGFNEGKGKPFGAEDIRFTTKGKTLYATMLGWPAGNEALIKKLAKGNEAGNISSVSLLGNNKLSFEQTEAGLKVKMPENAPCKDAFVLKIEGAI, from the coding sequence ATGAAAAGAAGAACATTAATAAAAGGCTTAGCCACAGGATTATCTTCCTTGTACCTGTCAAGAGCTTTCAGCAGTAGTTTACTGCAAGCAAATTTAAATGCTGACATTGCCTCCGGCCCTTTTAAACCCGATTGGGATTCATTGGCGCAATACCAGGTACCCGATTGGTTTCGCGACGCTAAATTTGGTATCTGGGCGCACTGGGGCCCGCAATGCCAGCCCGAACGCGGCGACTGGTATGCCCGCGGCATGTACCAGGAAGGTAGCGACCAATATAAATACCATGTTCAAAAATATGGACACCCTTCAAAATTTGGTTTTAAAGATGTTATTAACGAATGGAAGGCCGAGAACTGGAACCCCGATGAACTGGTAGGCCTGTACAAACAGGCAGGAGCCAAATATTTTATGGCACTGGCCAATCACCATGATAACTTTGACCTTTACGACAGCAAATACCAAAGCTGGAACTCAACCAAACTTGGCCCTAAAAAAGACCTGATTGGCGGCTGGGCTAAAGCAGCTAAAGAACACGGCCTGCCGTTTGGTGTAACGGTGCACGCTTCCCATCCATGGACATGGTATGAGGTTGCACAGCGCGCAGATAAAAGTGGACCATATGCAGGTATCCCTTACGACGGTAAACTCACTAAAGCCGATGGCGCAGGCAAATGGTGGAACGGCTATGACCCGCAGGAATTATATGCCCAAAATCATGCATTGAGTAAGGATAGCCTTAATGACAACAGCATGGGGGCTCATTGGGATTGGGGCAACGGCGCAAGCGTACCTAATAAAGCTTATTGTGATAAATTCCTGAACCGCACCATCGAGCTGATTGATAAGTATGGGCCCGAACTAATCTATTTTGATGATACCGCATTACCGCTTTGGCCAGTGAGCGACGCCGGCTTAAAAATTGCAGCGCATATGTACAATACCAGTATTAAAAAACATGGTAAACTGCAGGCAGCATTGTTTGCCAAAGTATTGAATGAGCAACAGCGTAAATGTATGATATGGGATATAGAGCGCGGACAGAGCAACCAGATAGAGCCCTTGCCATGGCAAACGGATACTTGTATTGGTGCCTGGCACTATGATCGCCGCATATTTGATAATAAACATTATAAAAGCGCTAAAACCGTTATTCATACCCTGGTTGATATTGTAAGCAAAAACGGCAATCTACTCTTAAACATACCGTTACGTGGCGATGGCACTCTTGATAGTGAGGAACGTGCGGTAGTTGATGGTATAGGAGCCTGGATGCAGGTTAACAGCGAGGCAATTTACGGCACCCGGCCATGGAGGGTATTTGGAGAAGGGCCGGCAACAGATTCGGCGGCACCCATCAACGCGCAGGGTTTTAATGAAGGTAAAGGCAAGCCATTCGGTGCCGAAGATATCCGGTTTACCACAAAAGGTAAAACCCTTTACGCTACTATGCTGGGTTGGCCTGCCGGGAATGAAGCACTTATTAAAAAATTAGCAAAAGGCAATGAAGCAGGTAATATAAGTAGCGTAAGCCTGCTTGGAAACAACAAGCTGAGCTTTGAACAGACAGAAGCAGGCCTTAAGGTAAAGATGCCTGAAAACGCTCCGTGCAAAGATGCATTCGTATTAAAAATAGAAGGGGCTATTTAA
- a CDS encoding alpha-L-arabinofuranosidase C-terminal domain-containing protein, whose product MTKKLLFLSALCLSAFSNMQGQTRLNLDLTKGVKVSPKLYGLMTEEINHSYDGGLYAELIRNRVFKDNPGQPEGWSVVEDGAKASIQLIGADPANVPFDQGRNAINSALTTCLKLTINEVNGGRAGIANTGFWGIPVTPSTTYRCSFYIKTGTANFSRGNRPEATPATTVTENGPGIINVSLESTDGKTVYAKGSINLVKSIFWKKHELTITTTTNIKPTADARFVISSNRTGTYYFNLVSLFPPTYKNRPNGNRIDVMQMMADMKPAFLRFPGGNFLEGPDLGDAFPWKTTLGPLEQRPGHTGSWGYRASDGMGLLEFLEWCEDLKMEPLLAVYAGYSLRGDHVDAGPLLEPYIKDALDEIEYCIGDTKTYWGAKRAADGHPAPFKLTDIEIGNEDWFDRSHTYDGRFKQFQAAIKAKYPQLRCISTIEDYKPDRVVSVKPEMVDEHYYQSAWEMEEDAAKYDSYNRKTSPKIFVGEWATREGAPTTNLNAALGDAAWMTGMERNSDLVERSCYAPLFVNVNQAGNGQPKAWQWDSDLIGYTALKAYGSPSYYVQKMFSNYLGNKVVPITAENAPLRKPAVKDTAGLSKWPTNARRPKAERPALFYVCTQDEKNIYLKIINTDDMAREVEINLKGGDIMAGGTLIVLKGDKPEDTNTIDEPTKIVPVTSAITGLGRSFRRTFEPYSVNVIKLTKRK is encoded by the coding sequence ATGACAAAAAAACTATTATTCTTATCCGCACTATGCTTAAGTGCGTTTAGCAATATGCAGGGGCAAACTCGTCTCAACCTCGATCTTACAAAAGGTGTAAAGGTAAGCCCGAAACTATACGGTTTGATGACCGAAGAAATCAATCACTCTTATGATGGTGGCTTGTATGCCGAACTGATCCGTAACAGGGTTTTTAAAGATAATCCGGGCCAACCCGAGGGCTGGAGTGTTGTTGAGGATGGAGCTAAGGCTTCCATTCAACTAATTGGAGCAGATCCGGCCAATGTCCCATTTGATCAGGGACGAAATGCTATTAATTCCGCGCTGACCACCTGTCTTAAGCTTACTATTAACGAGGTTAATGGTGGCCGGGCAGGCATTGCCAATACCGGATTTTGGGGCATCCCCGTTACTCCGTCAACAACTTATCGCTGCTCTTTTTATATCAAGACCGGCACTGCCAACTTTTCTCGGGGTAACAGGCCTGAAGCAACACCGGCAACTACGGTTACGGAAAATGGGCCGGGCATTATCAACGTTAGCCTGGAAAGTACCGATGGAAAAACAGTTTACGCTAAAGGTTCTATCAACCTCGTAAAAAGCATTTTCTGGAAAAAGCACGAGTTAACCATTACAACTACTACAAACATTAAACCAACGGCAGACGCGCGTTTTGTTATTTCATCCAACCGCACAGGTACCTATTACTTCAATCTCGTTTCGTTATTCCCTCCTACTTATAAAAACAGGCCCAATGGCAACCGTATTGACGTAATGCAGATGATGGCGGATATGAAACCCGCTTTCCTTCGCTTCCCGGGTGGGAACTTTTTAGAGGGGCCGGATCTCGGAGATGCATTCCCATGGAAAACAACCTTAGGGCCGCTTGAACAACGCCCCGGCCATACAGGCAGCTGGGGATACCGGGCAAGTGACGGCATGGGCCTCCTGGAATTTTTAGAATGGTGCGAAGATTTAAAGATGGAACCACTATTGGCCGTGTATGCCGGGTACTCTCTACGCGGCGATCATGTTGACGCAGGGCCGTTGCTTGAGCCTTACATTAAAGATGCTCTGGATGAAATTGAATACTGCATTGGCGATACAAAAACTTACTGGGGTGCAAAACGCGCTGCCGATGGCCACCCTGCTCCTTTTAAACTTACGGATATAGAAATAGGGAACGAAGACTGGTTCGACAGGTCGCACACTTACGATGGGCGTTTCAAACAATTTCAGGCTGCAATTAAGGCCAAATATCCTCAGTTGCGCTGTATCTCCACCATTGAAGATTACAAGCCCGACCGTGTGGTAAGCGTTAAACCCGAAATGGTTGATGAACATTATTACCAATCGGCCTGGGAAATGGAAGAAGATGCAGCGAAGTACGACAGCTATAACCGCAAAACCAGCCCTAAAATATTTGTGGGCGAATGGGCTACCCGCGAGGGCGCGCCTACAACCAACCTGAACGCGGCCCTCGGCGATGCTGCATGGATGACCGGAATGGAACGCAACAGCGACCTTGTGGAGCGCTCGTGTTATGCCCCTTTATTTGTGAATGTAAACCAGGCGGGTAACGGCCAGCCGAAAGCCTGGCAATGGGACTCGGACCTGATTGGTTACACCGCCCTCAAAGCCTATGGTTCGCCATCATATTACGTACAAAAAATGTTTAGCAATTACCTTGGCAATAAAGTTGTGCCTATTACAGCCGAAAATGCACCGTTACGAAAACCTGCAGTAAAAGACACAGCCGGTTTGAGCAAATGGCCGACCAATGCCCGGCGACCAAAAGCAGAGCGACCGGCCTTATTTTATGTTTGTACTCAGGATGAGAAAAACATTTACCTGAAAATTATCAATACCGATGATATGGCCCGGGAAGTTGAAATCAATTTGAAAGGCGGAGACATCATGGCAGGCGGCACACTGATTGTACTGAAAGGCGATAAACCTGAAGATACCAATACCATTGATGAGCCAACGAAGATTGTTCCGGTTACATCAGCAATAACAGGACTTGGACGGTCATTCAGGCGCACATTCGAGCCTTACTCTGTCAACGTGATCAAATTGACGAAACGTAAATAG
- a CDS encoding helix-turn-helix domain-containing protein, translating to MIKRNLKHTFSLLNVDYVRLNCKWNYRNVISPYYRIYYIDDGEGEISDAASSLKLEPGYLYIIPSFTLCNLGCSNYLGQYFVQFFEDSIDGSSLFANNRAVLKTKATEMDVNLFNRLLQINPGRGINRSDNPKVYEKDIYYKEYQELNTQQNISTYLETQGILMMLTAKFLNPQLFKNPKQKLIPVKIAETLNHILVNLHLDLSVHLLASRANQNVDYFSRQFKQYTGTRPLNYINEKRVERAQYLMATSRMSYSEICTQTGFDNLSYFSKTFKKLTGMSPSEYRKQMYQVGFNH from the coding sequence ATGATCAAAAGAAATTTAAAACACACTTTCTCGCTGCTTAACGTTGACTATGTGAGGCTTAACTGCAAATGGAATTACAGAAATGTGATCAGCCCTTACTACCGTATTTATTATATAGATGATGGAGAAGGCGAAATATCAGATGCAGCCAGTTCGCTAAAGCTTGAACCAGGCTACTTATACATCATTCCCAGTTTCACGTTATGTAACTTAGGGTGCAGTAATTACCTGGGACAATATTTTGTTCAGTTTTTTGAAGATTCGATAGATGGAAGCTCGCTTTTTGCTAATAACAGGGCTGTATTGAAAACAAAAGCTACCGAAATGGATGTTAACCTTTTTAACCGGTTGCTTCAAATTAACCCGGGAAGGGGAATTAACCGATCGGACAACCCCAAGGTATATGAAAAAGATATTTATTATAAAGAATACCAGGAGCTCAACACCCAGCAAAACATTTCAACATACCTGGAAACCCAGGGTATCTTGATGATGCTAACCGCCAAATTCCTGAACCCGCAGCTGTTCAAAAACCCCAAACAGAAACTTATCCCGGTAAAAATTGCAGAAACGCTAAATCACATCCTTGTTAATTTACACCTGGATCTTTCGGTTCACCTGCTCGCATCCCGGGCAAATCAAAATGTCGATTACTTTTCAAGGCAATTTAAACAGTATACGGGAACCAGGCCATTAAATTACATCAACGAAAAACGTGTTGAGCGTGCACAATACCTGATGGCCACAAGCCGGATGTCCTATTCGGAAATTTGTACTCAAACCGGATTTGATAACCTTTCTTATTTTTCCAAAACCTTCAAAAAGCTCACCGGCATGTCGCCCAGTGAATATAGAAAGCAGATGTATCAGGTTGGTTTTAATCATTGA
- a CDS encoding glycoside hydrolase 43 family protein codes for MAPYHKNNIVLRKLVLTCLICWLTIIQLNAQKALNPILYADVPDVSMIRVGDTYYASSTTMHLSPGLPIMKSKDLVNWRIVSYAYNRLDEGDALNLVNGANAYGRGSWASSLRYHNGTFYVSTFSGTTNKTYIYSTKNIERGPWKVKSFEPALHDHSLFFDDDGKAYIIYGGGRIMLAQLNDDLSGIRQDKKPQTLIENASIIAGPNVGLPAEGSQLFKINGKYFLFNISWPKGGMRTVLIHRADNLAGPYEGRVGLQDKGVAQGGLINTPKGTWYAYLFRDFGAVGRVPYLVPVTWTDGWPVLGNHHAPDTLNLPENKSLIPGIVSSDEFSRKKGEPALPLVWQWNHNPDNQLWSLTKRKGYLRLVTGRTDSTLLLARNTLTQRTIGPKCSGTTSIDVSGMKDGDFAGLVLLQQRYGFVGVKSDHGSKWLVMYNAQSGVATEAASIPLKQATIYLKASCDFTNQTDKAHFFYSFDEKKWEPIGTPLQMAYTIPHFMGYRFGLFNYATRETGGYVDFDFFHISNTQ; via the coding sequence ATGGCACCCTATCACAAAAACAACATCGTATTACGTAAACTCGTGCTGACATGCCTTATATGCTGGTTGACAATAATTCAGTTAAACGCACAGAAGGCACTAAACCCTATTCTCTACGCCGATGTTCCGGACGTATCGATGATCAGGGTTGGCGATACTTATTATGCGAGCAGCACCACTATGCACCTTAGTCCGGGCCTGCCTATTATGAAATCAAAAGACCTGGTAAATTGGCGCATTGTAAGTTACGCTTATAATAGGCTTGATGAGGGCGATGCCCTTAACCTTGTTAACGGAGCAAATGCTTATGGCCGCGGCTCGTGGGCAAGCAGCTTGCGTTATCATAACGGAACATTTTACGTATCTACCTTTTCAGGCACAACCAATAAAACTTATATCTATAGCACCAAAAACATTGAGAGAGGTCCTTGGAAAGTTAAATCCTTTGAACCTGCGCTGCATGACCACTCACTTTTTTTTGATGATGACGGCAAAGCTTATATAATTTACGGAGGCGGCAGGATAATGCTGGCCCAACTGAATGATGACCTATCGGGTATCCGCCAGGATAAAAAACCGCAGACCCTTATAGAAAATGCAAGCATTATTGCCGGGCCAAACGTTGGCCTACCTGCCGAGGGATCGCAGCTATTTAAAATTAACGGAAAATACTTTCTTTTTAATATCAGTTGGCCCAAAGGCGGTATGCGTACCGTTTTAATACACCGGGCAGATAACCTTGCCGGGCCTTACGAAGGCCGCGTAGGTCTGCAGGATAAAGGAGTGGCCCAGGGCGGACTTATTAATACCCCTAAAGGCACCTGGTATGCCTATCTATTTCGTGATTTTGGCGCCGTTGGCAGGGTGCCTTACCTGGTACCGGTTACATGGACAGATGGATGGCCGGTATTGGGTAATCACCACGCGCCCGACACGCTGAATCTACCTGAAAACAAAAGCCTGATCCCTGGTATTGTGTCTTCTGACGAATTTAGTCGTAAGAAGGGAGAACCGGCGCTACCTCTCGTATGGCAATGGAATCATAACCCCGATAATCAATTATGGTCATTAACTAAACGAAAAGGCTATCTGCGGCTGGTTACCGGACGAACCGACAGCACATTGTTATTAGCGCGCAACACCCTTACGCAACGTACCATCGGCCCAAAATGTTCAGGAACAACTTCCATTGACGTTTCCGGCATGAAAGACGGCGACTTTGCGGGCCTGGTTTTGCTGCAACAGCGATACGGCTTTGTAGGCGTTAAATCAGATCACGGCTCCAAATGGCTTGTTATGTATAACGCGCAATCCGGGGTAGCCACAGAAGCTGCCAGCATACCTTTAAAGCAAGCAACAATTTATCTAAAGGCCAGCTGCGACTTTACCAACCAGACCGACAAAGCCCACTTTTTTTATAGTTTCGACGAAAAAAAATGGGAACCTATCGGTACGCCCCTGCAAATGGCTTATACAATCCCTCATTTTATGGGGTATCGCTTCGGCCTGTTTAACTATGCAACCAGGGAAACCGGTGGCTATGTCGATTTTGATTTCTTTCACATCAGCAATACACAATAA
- a CDS encoding family 43 glycosylhydrolase: MKKIKFWLLLLGCVSGMATQLSAQNPLIRDQFTADPSARVFGDRVYIYPSHDIKATPGHGRPGWFCMEDYHVFSSANLTDWTDHGVIISQTTVPWADPASYSMWAPDCIFRNGKYYMYFPTTAKGSENGRGFTIGVAIADKPYGPFTPQQEPIKGVHGIDPNVFIDKDGQAYLYWAQGNLYAAKLKENMLELASEPVILTEMPVKALKEGPYLFERKGVYYLTYPHVADKIERLEYAISNNPMGPFKFAGVLMDESASGCWTNHQSIIQFKNQWYLFYHNDDLSPNFDKNRSIRCDSLFFNHDGTIKKVIPTLRGVGITKASEKIQVDRYSDKDSTVQISFLDTAKRFDGWKTTFNNTGSWIRYNRVDFNGKKFKEIQVMANAEGPATIEVRLGNATGQLLATANIGKGSNWQVSQHRLTSLPPKIADLVIVLKSGTGANIDWISFK; encoded by the coding sequence ATGAAAAAAATTAAGTTTTGGCTGTTGTTACTTGGATGTGTATCTGGCATGGCCACGCAGTTGTCGGCACAAAATCCATTGATCAGGGATCAGTTCACAGCCGATCCCTCGGCCCGTGTTTTTGGCGACAGGGTGTATATATACCCATCACATGATATTAAGGCAACGCCCGGTCATGGACGGCCCGGCTGGTTCTGTATGGAAGATTATCACGTTTTTTCATCGGCCAACCTTACCGATTGGACTGATCATGGTGTGATCATCAGCCAAACCACAGTACCATGGGCCGATCCGGCATCATACAGTATGTGGGCACCCGACTGCATATTCCGTAACGGCAAGTATTATATGTACTTTCCCACCACCGCAAAAGGCAGCGAAAACGGCCGTGGTTTTACCATAGGTGTAGCCATAGCCGATAAACCTTACGGGCCCTTTACCCCACAGCAGGAGCCAATAAAGGGCGTACACGGCATCGACCCCAATGTTTTTATAGATAAGGACGGGCAGGCCTATCTGTACTGGGCGCAAGGAAACCTGTATGCGGCAAAACTTAAAGAAAACATGCTGGAACTTGCTTCAGAACCGGTAATTTTAACTGAGATGCCGGTTAAGGCACTGAAAGAAGGCCCCTACCTGTTTGAACGTAAAGGCGTTTACTACCTCACTTATCCGCACGTGGCCGATAAAATTGAAAGACTCGAATATGCTATCAGCAATAACCCAATGGGCCCGTTTAAATTTGCAGGTGTGCTAATGGATGAATCGGCTTCCGGCTGCTGGACCAATCACCAATCTATTATTCAATTTAAAAATCAATGGTACCTGTTTTATCATAACGACGATTTGTCGCCCAACTTTGATAAAAACCGGTCGATAAGGTGCGACAGCCTATTTTTTAATCATGATGGAACAATCAAAAAAGTAATTCCAACCCTACGTGGCGTAGGAATAACTAAAGCATCAGAAAAAATACAGGTAGACAGGTACAGCGATAAGGATAGTACGGTGCAGATCTCCTTTCTTGATACAGCAAAAAGATTTGACGGATGGAAGACTACCTTTAACAATACCGGCAGCTGGATACGTTACAATCGGGTTGATTTTAACGGCAAAAAATTTAAAGAAATACAGGTTATGGCTAACGCGGAAGGCCCGGCAACCATAGAAGTGCGGCTTGGCAACGCCACCGGACAATTACTGGCCACCGCGAACATTGGAAAAGGAAGCAACTGGCAGGTTAGTCAACACCGTCTCACCTCGCTTCCACCAAAAATTGCCGACCTGGTGATCGTATTAAAAAGCGGTACCGGTGCCAATATCGATTGGATAAGTTTTAAATAA
- a CDS encoding glycoside hydrolase family 97 protein yields MNRKTFYVMIAAVSLAVPSLAQTFKLVSPDKKNIIEINNTNSLQYTVTSNGLTIIHPSSLGFEFKNEPAIGANMTVTSHVEHSVNQTWVPVVKAKHSTITDHYNELELSLMEKSGPMRRMKIWFRAYNDGIAFRYQLFGADKIGDREIVRELTSFNLPAKAKSWVADYGGYTSSQETEFQPKNLNHITEKTIAGLPLLVELDQSHYTAITEANIDNYPGFYIGSLKTDTGATDKVDLVTKLSPLPGENENGVKARFANNLLTPWRVVMLAASPGKLIESELILNLNPACALKDASWIKPGMSAWDNWWSGEVKMDMPTIKKYIDLASAQHWPYMLIDWQWYGPFNKPEADITKPAPQLNMPEILAYAKAKKVKCWLWLYSSDVNRNDNFEKAFPIYQQWGIAGVKIDFMDRDDQQMVNWYRRIIKTAAQYHLMVDFHGAYKPDGIERTYPNMVTREGVLGEEYSKFSTRITAGHNTTLPFTRMLAGPMDYTPGGFLNVKKEEFRKGSPTQVMNSRCAELAKFVIYESPFTVYCDAPEYILGKPGADFLNNMPTVWDDTRVLGGYPGEYVIIAKRSGKNWYVGAMTNGSERTIQLKTDFLPAGKYTLSSWADVLSSPQSLTRSERKISASSVMNIHLDTSGGWVAKITANN; encoded by the coding sequence ATGAACCGCAAAACTTTTTATGTAATGATTGCTGCTGTTTCGTTGGCAGTTCCTTCTTTAGCCCAAACTTTTAAGCTGGTATCGCCCGATAAAAAAAACATTATCGAGATAAACAATACCAATAGCCTGCAATATACTGTAACCAGCAATGGTTTAACTATCATCCATCCTTCTTCACTGGGCTTCGAGTTTAAAAATGAACCGGCTATCGGCGCCAATATGACCGTAACCAGTCATGTTGAACATTCTGTTAACCAAACCTGGGTGCCGGTAGTAAAAGCAAAACATAGTACCATCACCGACCATTACAATGAACTGGAACTGTCACTGATGGAAAAATCGGGGCCTATGCGCCGGATGAAAATCTGGTTCAGGGCTTATAACGATGGGATTGCCTTTCGCTACCAGTTATTCGGAGCCGACAAAATCGGCGACCGGGAGATTGTAAGGGAACTGACCAGTTTTAATTTACCGGCAAAGGCAAAGAGTTGGGTGGCGGACTATGGTGGTTATACCTCGTCTCAAGAAACTGAATTTCAACCCAAAAACCTAAACCATATCACAGAAAAAACAATAGCGGGCTTACCCCTGCTGGTGGAGTTGGATCAGAGCCATTATACGGCAATTACAGAGGCTAATATTGATAACTACCCCGGGTTTTATATAGGCTCGTTAAAAACAGACACCGGAGCAACCGATAAAGTTGATCTGGTTACCAAGTTATCCCCTCTGCCCGGCGAAAATGAGAACGGGGTTAAGGCTCGTTTCGCTAATAACCTGCTTACACCCTGGCGTGTAGTAATGCTGGCAGCTTCGCCGGGGAAATTAATTGAATCGGAACTGATCCTGAACCTGAACCCTGCCTGCGCCCTGAAAGATGCAAGCTGGATCAAGCCAGGCATGAGCGCCTGGGATAACTGGTGGAGCGGCGAGGTAAAGATGGATATGCCAACCATCAAAAAGTATATCGATCTGGCATCGGCACAGCATTGGCCTTACATGCTTATCGACTGGCAATGGTATGGCCCATTTAACAAGCCGGAAGCTGATATTACCAAACCTGCCCCGCAATTGAACATGCCCGAAATTTTAGCTTATGCCAAAGCAAAAAAGGTTAAATGCTGGCTGTGGTTATACAGCTCTGATGTTAACCGGAATGACAATTTTGAAAAGGCTTTCCCAATTTACCAGCAATGGGGCATTGCCGGGGTCAAAATTGATTTTATGGACCGGGATGATCAGCAAATGGTAAACTGGTACCGCCGCATCATTAAAACTGCCGCGCAGTATCACCTGATGGTAGATTTTCATGGCGCTTATAAACCCGATGGCATTGAGCGTACCTATCCGAACATGGTAACACGGGAAGGAGTTTTAGGAGAGGAATATTCCAAGTTTTCGACCAGGATAACAGCAGGACATAATACTACCCTCCCATTCACCCGTATGCTGGCCGGGCCAATGGATTACACTCCCGGCGGTTTTTTAAATGTAAAAAAAGAAGAGTTCAGGAAAGGCAGCCCCACCCAGGTAATGAACAGCCGTTGCGCCGAACTGGCAAAATTTGTGATTTACGAAAGTCCCTTTACGGTTTACTGCGATGCACCGGAGTACATTTTGGGTAAGCCAGGAGCCGATTTCCTAAACAATATGCCTACCGTTTGGGACGACACCAGGGTGCTCGGCGGTTACCCGGGCGAGTATGTCATCATTGCCAAAAGAAGCGGAAAAAACTGGTACGTAGGCGCAATGACCAACGGTTCGGAAAGGACGATTCAATTAAAAACGGATTTTTTACCGGCGGGTAAATACACATTGTCGTCATGGGCGGATGTATTATCCTCACCTCAAAGTTTAACCCGGTCCGAAAGAAAGATATCGGCAAGTTCAGTTATGAATATCCATTTGGATACATCCGGCGGATGGGTAGCCAAAATCACGGCCAATAACTAA